A region of the Halorussus salilacus genome:
GGCCGCTCTCCGACCGGGGACGAGGTGGTCGAGACCGCCCGCGAGTACCTCGGCACCGAGTACGTCTGGGGCGGAATGACGGTCGAGGGCATCGACTGCTCGGGGCTGACGTGGATGGCCTACCGCCGGAACGGCCTGACCCTGCCGCGGGACGCCGACCTCCAGCGCAAGATGGGCGAGGAGGTCGCGCGCGGGGACCTCGAACCCGGCGACCTGCTGTTCTTCCCGGGCCACGTCGCGCTGAGCCTCGGGGGCGAGCGGGTGATCCACGCCGAGGGCGAAGCGGGCGAGGTGGTCGTCGACAGCCTCGACCCCGACGCCGACCGGTACAACGAGCGACTCGACGAGGGGTTCGAACTCGCGACCCGGCTCGTCTGAGTCGATTCGTGTCCGAGGATTTTTAGGAGTTGGCTGAGAGTATCCCGTACAGTTCAGGGGCGCGCCACACCATGTCCACGCACCCGACCTTCGGCTCGTTGCCGGACGCGAACGGTCTCGACGTCGTCGACCCCATCGAGACGCGTCACTTCTCGCTGTTCACGAGCGCGCCGGTCGACCCGGTCCCGGCCGACCCCGAGTCGTTCGCCTTCCCGGTCGCCAACGCCTGCCGGATTCGGACCGACGGCTTCGAACTCCCGTACATGGTTCCGATGGAGGTCCGAACGCCCGACGGCGACCACCTGGCGGCCGTCGACCTCCCGACGACCGAGGCGTTCCCGGTCGGCGACTACCTGCTCGAACTCCACTCGCCCATCAAGATATACGTCCGGGTCACCGGCGCGGTCGCCATCGACGCGACCGAGGACAGCGTCGACGTGGAGTTCGACCGCGAACGCTCGGTCGCGGTCGGCGCGCGGTCGTACCACAGCGAACCCGCCGCCACCGTGACGGTGCCCGACGACCCCGAGGCGCTCATGGAAGCGGTCTCGACGTTCTCCTCGGCGCTCAAGACCACCTCGCCCGAGCGCGCGTGGCCGACCCTGCGCGGCCATCCGCCCCGCATCGAGCGCGGGGACGAACTCTCGATTCCCGAGGGGCTGGACCCGCCGGAGACGGGCATCACCATCGCAGTGCCCCCGGAGTACGAGTACGTCCTCACGGTCGCGCCGCTGGCGTACTACCTCGGGGCGCGGGTCGCGGCGGGCGAGACCCCGCGGCTGACCGCCGAGTCGGGGGTCGCGCGCTTCCTCGGCGAGGACCCGGAGGCAGTCGCCGACGCGGTCGAGTCGCTGCTCAAGCGAACGCTCGTCCTCGACTGCGCGACCCGGACAGAGGGGCTGTATCCCGACGACCTCCACGAGCGGTCGGTCCTCGAATCGGAGGCCGACCTCGACTTCGCCGCGCTCTACGACGCCTCGCCCGGAGAGCGCCTCCGGGAGTACCTCGCGGTGCCAGACGAGGCGGTCGCCGCGGTCGAGTCGCCGTGGCACCGGGTCACGCACGTCCAACCCGGACCCGAGGCGGCCGAACTCCTGCCGTACGTCGTCAACGACCTCTCGCTCGTCCGGCCGAAGACGACCGGCGGCGGGTCGTGGACGCCGACCGACAAGCAGGTCGAAACCGACGAGGCGCTGTCGGGGTTCTTCCGCGGTCCCGACGCGACGGTCCCGTCCGGCCCGCCAGCGGGGTCGCCAGCGCCCGCGGGCGCTGGCGACCCCGGGAGTGCGAGCGGGGGCGACCCCGACGACTTCCTGCGGTCGGTCGGCACCCGCCGGTCGGTGACCCGGAGAGGGAGCGACGACGGGGACGAATCCGACGACTCCGACGACCTCACCGACTCGGAGTCGGCCCGCGGGGTACCGGGCGAGGGCGGGTACATGCCCCTCCCGGAGACCGACGCCCTCGAACAGGCGTGGGTCGGCGACCGGACGCCGATTCAGGGCACCAAGCTCCTCAAGGCGGCGTTCGAACACGACCGGGCGACCTCCGAGGACGGCACGGTCGCCATCACGGTGGTCTGCAACGACGAGGAGATGCGCGAGGAACTCGACTCGGCCGCCGAAATCTACGGGAGCCGCGACGACCTCCGGACCGACGTGACCTGCGAGTTCGGCGTCTCCACCGACCGGCTCCGGGACCTGCTCGCGGCCGACTCCGACATGTTCCACTTCATCGGCCACATCGACGGCCTCGGCTTCAAGTGTTCGGACGGCATCCTCGACGCCGAGGAATTGGACGAGACGGGCGCGAAGACCGTCCTCCTGAACGGGTGTCGCTCGCACGATCAGGGCGTCGCGCTCGTGGAGGCGGGCGCGAGGGCGGCGGTGGTGAGTCTGGCCGACCTGTGGAACTCCGGTGCCGTGGAGGTGGGTGAGACGTTCGCGCGTCTACTGTATCACGGATTCGGCGTCGGTGCGGCGGTCGAACTCGTTCGGGAGTATACTTCGTTAGGGAATCAGTACGTGGTGTTGGGGGACCCCGGAACGACATTTACTCAGTGTGAGAATAATGCTCCTGTGTTATACCATATGGTAGATTATAGTAATACTAGAGAAATAAAGATTGAGCCATGCGGTTATATCACACGCTCTTTCGGCATTGGTTCAACTGTCCATCCACATATCTCTGAACCTAAATGGTTCATCCTTGGGGGACTATCTGGAAAGACAACGGTATGTACGGAGGAAATCCGCGAAACGTTTCAGGGCGATTGGCCACCTATTATTGTTGACCAGAACTTAGTCTGGAGCAAACACTGGCTTTCAAATATTTGAATTATGGTCCTGCTCTTGCGCTTGAACTAGTTGCTATCACTGACCCCGATTCTGCAAGCAGTAACATCATCGCCCAGAGAACGCCCATCATCTTCGGGTTGTCCGCGAGCCAATCTGCGAGCTTGGATTTGTTTTCCATTGCAAATTTATTTACACCAGCTGGTAATTTCTATTTTTCTAAAGATTTCCTATAGTAAAAATACGATATGAACTTCAATCTGCAAACTCGATTTAAATTATGGACTCCAGAAACTTAGTTCTGCGGGCCGATTCACCCGAGCGCCGACTCGTCGTTTTCCGTTCAAGACTCTGGCCGAACATCTTTATACTGACTTTTACTAATCGATAAAATTTATAAAGAAAACACACATGACTTACCATGTGAACATATGTCGACGGACCAGCCACACCCCTCGCGAGCCGACGACGGACCGCCCGACGACCTCTCGGCGTTCATCGGCCTGCTGAACGAGCTCAAGACGACGGGCTGTAATCTGCTCGTGGTCGGGGACGCCCCGCGCGAGGTCTTCACCCGCGCGAGCGGTCGGCTCCTCGGCGACGACGACCAGTTGCGCTACCGGCTGCTCGCGGTCACCGACGCCACGCCGCGGAGCATCGCCGAGAGGCTCCCGGACCCGGACGCCGCGCCGCGCTCGCTGACCGAGACCACCCGCATCCTCAACCACACCGGCGCGCCGCGGTCGGTCACCGCGGCGACCGACCCCACCACGCCGCCGGAACTCGCCGGGATTCGAGAGACGTGCGTGGCCGACCCCGAGCTACGGGGCCTCCAGTCGGCGCTCGCGGAGGCCATCGACGAGACCGAGAACCGGGCCGACCGCCTCCGTCCGGCCGACCTCCGCGTCTGCCTCGACTCGCTCGGCCCGCTGATCGACCACTACGGACCCGACGTGGTCCGGCGCTGTATCGACGCGGTCGGCGGCCACGTCCGCGACCGCGACGCGATGGCCCACTACGTACTGGCGAACGCCTACGACAGCGACCCCGTGCAGGCGCTCGCACCCGGTGTGGACGCTATCATCGAACTCCGCACCGTCGACCCCGACGAGTACGGCCACGACGCCCAACAGCGCTGGCACGTCCCCCGCCGCGACATCACCACCGAGTGGACCCCGCTCTGAGGTCGGTTCGCGGGCCGGTCCGTCGACATCTCCACCCGCCCTTCTCGCCGATTTCTCTCCTCGCACGCCGTCGCCCCGCAAGCGTGCCATCCGTTCCCGAGGGATTATCTCCCTCGGACCCGACGGTCTCGGCATGCCCGAGGACCACACAGCCGACCCCTCAGTCGAGCGCGACGCGGTCGTCGCGCTCGACCGCTCCCCGGCCGAGAACGCCCCCGCGGCCGGGCTACGGACCGAGTTGTCCGGCCGCGAGGAGGTCCGGCGCGGATGAGGCCCGACCGCCCCGAGGTCGAGACCGACGCCGACCTCGCGGCCCACATCGACTCGTACGCCGGGACGCTCGGCGGTCGCCTCGGGGTCTTCCTCGGGTTTCCGCGCGGGCCCGACGACTTCGAGGTCGTCTACCGCTCGAACGCCGAGGCGACCTTCGCCAGCGCGAGCGTCATCAAGCTCCCAATCCTCTACGCGCTCTACGAGACCTACGACGGGCGACTCGACGAACTGACTCGCCGCCGCGAAATCACGCCCGAGAACCGGGTCACCGGGAGCGGTCTGTTCCACCTGCTCGACGACCCCGACCCGTCGCTCGAAGACCTCGCGCGGGCGATGATAGCCATCAGCGACAACGCCGCCACGAACGAACTGATAGACGAGGTCGGGATGGAGCGAGTCGAGGAGTCGGCCCGGGACCTCGGCATGACCGACACCCGCCTGCGCCGGAAGATGATGGCCACGCTCGGCGACAACGACCTCCCGGTCACGGGCGAGTGGCCCGAGGGCGAACCCGCGAACGCGACCACGCCGCTCGACTGCGCCCGCTTTTTCGCCGACGTGGTCCACGAGGCGACCCTCTCGTCGGCGGCCTACGACCGACTCGTGGTTCCGCTCGAAGAACAGAAGTACGCGACCGCCTTCCCGCGCTACCTCCCGTTCGAGACCCCGGTCGCCCACAAGACCGGGAGCCTCCCGACCGCGGCGCTCGATACGGGGTACGTCTCGCTCCCCGACGGTGACGCCGAGGTCGGAGCGGCCGACCCCGGGGACCCGCCGCTGGTGTTCGCGGTCTTCGCCGACCGACTGGAGAACGGCGGCGACGGGAGCGACGCCCTCGCCGAAATCGGCGAGGGCGTCTACGAGTGGCTGAAGAATCGTGCGGAGTGACGCGGTCCGTTTACGGAATCGTAAATGGAACCGAGTCGGTCGAACGCTCCTCGACCGACGCCGCTCACGCGCCCTGCTCGACGTTCACGAGCAGGACCGGGACCGGCGAGTGACGGACCACGCGCTCGGCGACGCTGCCCATGAGGACGTTGCGGATTCCGCTCCTGCCGTGGGTCCCCATCACGATGAGGTCGACGTCGTTGTCCTCGACGTACTCGACGATCTCCTTCGAGGGCTTTCCCTCGGCGGTCGCGGTCACGACGTCGGCCCCTCCGGCCTCGGCCAACTCCCGGAATTCGTCGAGCGCGCCCGCACCGGTCCGCTCGAAGCTCTTGACGACCTCGTCTCGCATCTCGGCGTCGAGTTCGGGCATCCCGCCCTTGTCCACGACGTAGAGGCCGTGGACGGTCGCGCCGTCCCGTTCGGCGATATCGAGGGCGTGAGCCACGACCCGTTCGACGTGTTCGCTCCCGTCGGTCGGGACCAGAATTCGACTGTACATAATCTATAATTTCTGTCTATGCGCATATACCTTCCTCCGGTCGGGGACGGCCGGGACAGCCCCGACGAACTTCCTCCCGACCAGATAGGGACAAAATTATAACCCGAATGGGGACAACGGGACCGTATGGCCGACCTCCTGCCCTCCAGCCCCGACCCCTCGGCGGGGGACGGCGGCGACCCCCGAGTCATCGGCGTCGACAGCGACGACGCCGCCGACCTCCTCGCGGCCCTCCAGTCGGAGACGGCCCGCGACATTCTGGGCGCGCTGTACGACGACCCGGCGACCCCCTCGGCGCTCGCCGAGGCGGCCGACACCTCCATCCAGAACGTCCGGTACCACCTCGAAAAGCTGACCGACGCCGACCTCGTGGAGGTCGTCGACACCGTCTACTCCGAGAAGGGCCGCGAGATGAATGTCTACGCCCCGTCAGCCAAGCCCCTCGTCGTGTTCGCCGGGAAC
Encoded here:
- a CDS encoding CHAT domain-containing protein, with protein sequence MSTHPTFGSLPDANGLDVVDPIETRHFSLFTSAPVDPVPADPESFAFPVANACRIRTDGFELPYMVPMEVRTPDGDHLAAVDLPTTEAFPVGDYLLELHSPIKIYVRVTGAVAIDATEDSVDVEFDRERSVAVGARSYHSEPAATVTVPDDPEALMEAVSTFSSALKTTSPERAWPTLRGHPPRIERGDELSIPEGLDPPETGITIAVPPEYEYVLTVAPLAYYLGARVAAGETPRLTAESGVARFLGEDPEAVADAVESLLKRTLVLDCATRTEGLYPDDLHERSVLESEADLDFAALYDASPGERLREYLAVPDEAVAAVESPWHRVTHVQPGPEAAELLPYVVNDLSLVRPKTTGGGSWTPTDKQVETDEALSGFFRGPDATVPSGPPAGSPAPAGAGDPGSASGGDPDDFLRSVGTRRSVTRRGSDDGDESDDSDDLTDSESARGVPGEGGYMPLPETDALEQAWVGDRTPIQGTKLLKAAFEHDRATSEDGTVAITVVCNDEEMREELDSAAEIYGSRDDLRTDVTCEFGVSTDRLRDLLAADSDMFHFIGHIDGLGFKCSDGILDAEELDETGAKTVLLNGCRSHDQGVALVEAGARAAVVSLADLWNSGAVEVGETFARLLYHGFGVGAAVELVREYTSLGNQYVVLGDPGTTFTQCENNAPVLYHMVDYSNTREIKIEPCGYITRSFGIGSTVHPHISEPKWFILGGLSGKTTVCTEEIRETFQGDWPPIIVDQNLVWSKHWLSNI
- a CDS encoding DUF7503 family protein, which gives rise to MENKSKLADWLADNPKMMGVLWAMMLLLAESGSVIATSSSARAGP
- a CDS encoding DUF7504 family protein — translated: MSTDQPHPSRADDGPPDDLSAFIGLLNELKTTGCNLLVVGDAPREVFTRASGRLLGDDDQLRYRLLAVTDATPRSIAERLPDPDAAPRSLTETTRILNHTGAPRSVTAATDPTTPPELAGIRETCVADPELRGLQSALAEAIDETENRADRLRPADLRVCLDSLGPLIDHYGPDVVRRCIDAVGGHVRDRDAMAHYVLANAYDSDPVQALAPGVDAIIELRTVDPDEYGHDAQQRWHVPRRDITTEWTPL
- a CDS encoding serine hydrolase, with product MRPDRPEVETDADLAAHIDSYAGTLGGRLGVFLGFPRGPDDFEVVYRSNAEATFASASVIKLPILYALYETYDGRLDELTRRREITPENRVTGSGLFHLLDDPDPSLEDLARAMIAISDNAATNELIDEVGMERVEESARDLGMTDTRLRRKMMATLGDNDLPVTGEWPEGEPANATTPLDCARFFADVVHEATLSSAAYDRLVVPLEEQKYATAFPRYLPFETPVAHKTGSLPTAALDTGYVSLPDGDAEVGAADPGDPPLVFAVFADRLENGGDGSDALAEIGEGVYEWLKNRAE
- a CDS encoding universal stress protein; the encoded protein is MYSRILVPTDGSEHVERVVAHALDIAERDGATVHGLYVVDKGGMPELDAEMRDEVVKSFERTGAGALDEFRELAEAGGADVVTATAEGKPSKEIVEYVEDNDVDLIVMGTHGRSGIRNVLMGSVAERVVRHSPVPVLLVNVEQGA